The genomic window CAGGAGGTCGGCAGATGTTGAACAAGGTTCCAGAAGTTACGATCTTTTTCTGGATCATCAAGATCTTGTCAACCACGGTGGGCGAGACGGCTGCAGACTTCCTTAACTTTAAGCTGAACTTGGGCTTGACCAACACGACCTTTGTCATGTGTGGCCTATTGCTCATCACGCTGTTCCTCCAGTTCAGGTCGAGGAAGTACGTGCCAGGGATCTACTGGCTGGCGGTCGTGCTGATTAGCGTTGTCGGTACGCTGGTCAGCGACAACCTCGTGGACAACTTCGGGGTCACTCTGGAGACGACTACCATCACCTTCACCCTCGCGCTGCTGGTGACCTTTGTGGCTTGGTACGCGAGTGAGAAGACACTGTCCATCCATTCTATTTACACAACCAAGCGGGAAGCGTTCTACTGGTCGGCGATCCTGTTCACCTTCGCCTTGGGAACTGCAGCCGGTGACCTCACAGCAGAGAGTCTCAACTTGGGTTACTGGAAGTCGGCGCTCATGTTCCCCGCACTGATTGGGGTGGTGACCATCGCCTACTATCGCTTCAAGCTGAGTACAGTGCTTGCCTTCTGGATTGTCTACATCTTGACTCGCCCTCTTGGCGCTTCTCTTGGCGACTACCTGTCACAACCTCGTGATGAGGGTGGCCTTAGTCTAGGTACAGTGGGAACC from Polycladomyces subterraneus includes these protein-coding regions:
- a CDS encoding COG4705 family protein, with the protein product MLNKVPEVTIFFWIIKILSTTVGETAADFLNFKLNLGLTNTTFVMCGLLLITLFLQFRSRKYVPGIYWLAVVLISVVGTLVSDNLVDNFGVTLETTTITFTLALLVTFVAWYASEKTLSIHSIYTTKREAFYWSAILFTFALGTAAGDLTAESLNLGYWKSALMFPALIGVVTIAYYRFKLSTVLAFWIVYILTRPLGASLGDYLSQPRDEGGLSLGTVGTSAIFLVTILSLVIYLTKTRRDEIPLPRSAEESSVTHGE